From the genome of Burkholderiales bacterium, one region includes:
- a CDS encoding DUF2279 domain-containing protein has translation MSAAPVLHADEPAPWYDDVHTRTQLFIGASAAGVAAYGATKWWDNGFRDFRSHGEGWFGSGTEKGGADKLGHAFGTYTGVRAGAQALQWMGNSREDALRLATTTTLIVYTGIEVLDGFSKQYKFSHEDLIANFVGAGLGWITHRYPRLDALIDFRLYYRESSQAKANGNWAPFDDYNGQRYLLAFKASGVPALDAHPVLRYAELVVGYGVHGYDPPAAAKSRHLYGGLAINVARLLDDTAFRHSKESPVRAGTGLFLELFQIPGTVAFVDRKL, from the coding sequence GTGTCCGCCGCGCCCGTGCTGCACGCGGACGAGCCTGCGCCGTGGTACGACGACGTGCACACGCGCACCCAGCTCTTCATCGGCGCGAGCGCGGCAGGGGTCGCCGCCTACGGCGCGACGAAGTGGTGGGACAACGGCTTCAGGGATTTCCGGTCGCACGGCGAAGGGTGGTTCGGCTCGGGCACCGAAAAAGGCGGCGCCGACAAGCTGGGGCACGCTTTCGGCACATACACCGGCGTGCGCGCCGGAGCGCAGGCGCTGCAATGGATGGGCAACAGCCGCGAAGACGCGCTCAGGCTTGCGACGACCACGACGCTCATCGTCTACACCGGTATCGAAGTCCTCGACGGCTTCTCGAAGCAGTACAAGTTCAGCCACGAAGACCTGATCGCCAACTTCGTCGGTGCAGGCCTGGGCTGGATCACGCACCGTTATCCCAGGCTCGACGCACTGATCGACTTTCGACTGTACTACCGCGAGTCTTCGCAGGCGAAAGCGAACGGCAACTGGGCGCCCTTCGACGATTACAACGGGCAGCGCTACCTGTTGGCGTTCAAGGCTTCGGGTGTGCCGGCGCTCGACGCGCATCCGGTGCTGCGTTACGCCGAGCTCGTCGTCGGCTACGGCGTGCACGGCTACGATCCGCCCGCGGCCGCGAAGAGCCGCCACCTCTACGGCGGGCTCGCCATCAATGTCGCGCGCCTGCTCGACGACACCGCTTTCAGGCACAGCAAGGAAAGCCCCGTGCGCGCAGGCACGGGACTCTTCCTCGAGCTCTTTCAGATCCCGGGGACCGTCGCGTTCGTCGACAGGAAGCTATAA